Within the Dolichospermum compactum NIES-806 genome, the region ACATCTTGGCTAAATGTATTCAAATTTGATGGATATCTACCTCGCAGATGCCAATTAATGGTTTTTAGCCATTTAGGCGCTTCATAGGCTAAATCAACACTAATAAATCTCGGCTCTAGATGGAGATTTTTGGCAACTTTTAAAAAAGTACCACCTATATGAGTAGTACCAGATAAACCAATAATCAGTAATTTCACAATAATTGAATTTTAACTAAATTTTTTAGCAGAGTGAACTATAAGCTGTTGCTATGCCTTCGGCAGCTTTTTCCACAGAATAATTACTAACTTGTAATTGACACTGCTCTTGAATCTCAGAGTTATTGCACAAATACAAGCTATCTTTTATGTTATTAGCCAAACTATCAATAGAATTAGTTTCAAAAATATTACCCGTTACACCAGGTTTAACTAGATCAGACCCACTTCCTACGGCTTGAGAGACAATACAAGGGAGTCCGTGATGTAACGCTTCATTGACTACCAATCCCCAAGTTTCTGAATAGCGACTTGGTAATATTAGTATATCTGCTGCATGATAATAATGACTCAATTGAGTTTGATTCTGAAAACCCAGAAAATGTACTTTGGTATTAGGTAAATTTTCGGCTTGTTTTTCTAGTTGTGCTTTTAATTCTCCATTCCCTAAAAATAAGACTACCAACTGTTTTTTAATTTCTTCAGGTAATTTTTCAATTGCTGGTAAAATTAAATCTACACCTTTTCTATAACTGAGTTTGCCTGAAAATAATAAAACTTTTTCTGTGTTTGTGATCCCTAATTGCTCACGAGTAGTATTTCTTAATAATTTTCTATCAGCCGCTTTCAGTTGAAATGATTGAGTATTAACACAATAAGGAGAGAAAACCAGTTTTGTATCTGACAATCCCAATCGCTGAAAATGTCTTTGAGAATTTTGACCAATATAAAGTAATTTAGAGCAACTCTGATAAACTACAGATAAGGTGCGATCGCGTATCCAAGATTTTATTTTATTTCGTTTGATGGCATGATCCGTTGTTTCTCCACGAAATAAAATAGGAATCTGCAATTTCCACCCTTGATAAAAAGCGGCTTGATATAAGCGATGACTATAACCTGTGATTAACAAAGCTTTTGGCTGTACTTCTCTGAGCGTTGCTGCTAGTCCTTGAGCAGAAACTTCTTCAAAAGACTGCGCTCCTCCAGTTTTGACATGGGATAAAAATTTTGATGAATAGCCTGATAGTAAGTCTGTATCCCAGGCAAATTTTGCGCCAAATTCTTTATCTTTGTAACCAACCACACTAAAATCAGAGCCGTAAATTACAGTTATTGGTATACCAATTTCTGTGCTTAAGGTTCGGTAAACGGGGGCGCGATACTGAATGGGATGTGTGTCTATGACAGCAAGCATAAGTAATTATGTTTTTAGTGTAAGATATATTGATTTTTAATTTCCGTGTTTAACTCCAAACTATTAAATCATTCGTTCTTTGCAAAATAACCTACTATCCATTGTCCTTTGGAAAATGGATTACCTAAGTTATCAACTATCATTGGCAAATAATACCGTAAAAAAGTTTTAAATTTAATGTTTGTTATTTTCGTTCGGCTCAGAAGTCCATCATAAAATAATGGGTAATAAGTTATGTCTCCCATTGATACTGTGAAGCAACTTACAGTATTAAATTTTATGGAATTGACTAATTTATTTAAAGATTTTGTAGAAAAACCAAGAACGTGCATATCTGGATAAATTGCCCCAGCAAGTTTTGGTTTCTTTGAAAATAGCTGACGATATCTATTAACAAACATTGCACATAATGGCTCACGATTAGGAACTATAACGACTAAAATTCCTGATGGTTTTAGAACTCGATATAATTGGTGTAGAAAATCTCTAGGTTCTGGTATATGCTCAAGAACATGGGATATTCTCACTACATCAAAGGTATTAGCTGGAAATTCATCTATAGATGATTGATACTGAATGTCAAAGTGCTTATTGGCAAAATAAGCTCCATGTTCACTAGATTCTACACCAAAGACGTTCCAATCTCTAGATTTAGCAACTGCCAGAAAAATGCCAATTCCACAACCAACATCTAAAATATTTCTCCCATGAGATACTTTTTCTAAAGTAGATAGTTGACGTAAATAGGAATCCTGCATTTCAGCAACCAAATTATTAGCTGCGTTTTGAGAAAAATCAAATAACTCCGAATACCAGCCATTATCATTAGCAGACATAGGGCGTACTGAATTTTTCAGAAAGCATAAATCACAATCCTGACAATGAAGCACATCTTCATCGAAAGAGATGCCAATTGTAGAGCCTTGTCCGCCGCAAGAGGGGCATTGTTGTTCACTTAATATCACCATAACATCCAATCTCATTAAATAAAGTAATTGAACCGAACTTTGATCAAGAAATAAAGAAAGTTTGTATTAGAACTTAATTCATTTGATTTTTAACCACTTCAAATTGAGTTTCATAATTCCACTCATTTAAAATCCTTTGTCTACCTTTTTCCCCCATTGCTTTCATTTCTAGAGGATGTTCCAAATACCAGCGGATAACATCAGCAATGCTATTAACATCTTCAGGATTACAGGATAATCCATAACCGGGTTCAACATACATTTGTTTCCAGTCGGGTAAATCTGACACTACCAAGGGTAAACCACAAGCTAGATAATCAAAGGGTTTATTGGAAGCACCGGTCATTGGTTCTCTGGTAGGTTTAATAAATAGTGATAAGCCGATATCACATTTACTACACCATTCCAGTAGTTCTGATCGTTTAGATAATGTTCCTACATACTGAATGCGATCGCCTATACCTATCTTATTTGCTAATGTTTGTAATTCTTTCACATAACCCCGATGCCCTATAGTTTCATATCCAGCTATCCTAAGTTTAACATTTTCGGGTAACTGTGCTAAAGCTTTAATGATTATAGAAGGAAGTTGAGTGGGAACTATTGAGCCATGATACCAAAGCCATAATTCATCTTTGTCATTTAATATATTGGGATGAAATACTGCTTGTTTGCTTGGACAGTTCCAAACACAAAGAGAATGTTGATTATTATTAAGTTCTTTGTCAAATAAATCGGCTCTTTGTTGATTAGGTAAGATACAGAATTTAGCTCGGCGTGCTAATTTTTCTCTTGCTTGTAAACACCAATTTATAAATAAACTGTTAGCTTTTGTGCTTGGTGAATCATGTTCGTGATAAATAACTTTTATACCGGGTAAAAAAGTCAATATTAAAGCTATCGGGCAAACTAAAAAATCTGAAGCATATACCCATTGAGGTTGCCAACGTAACACCGATATCAACACCCAAATACAATATCTCATGTAATGTAATTTTTGCCACCAGCCAGGCTGACAAAAGGGTATTTGATAGACGGTAATATGAGGATGAGGTGGAAACCT harbors:
- a CDS encoding class I SAM-dependent methyltransferase — its product is MVILSEQQCPSCGGQGSTIGISFDEDVLHCQDCDLCFLKNSVRPMSANDNGWYSELFDFSQNAANNLVAEMQDSYLRQLSTLEKVSHGRNILDVGCGIGIFLAVAKSRDWNVFGVESSEHGAYFANKHFDIQYQSSIDEFPANTFDVVRISHVLEHIPEPRDFLHQLYRVLKPSGILVVIVPNREPLCAMFVNRYRQLFSKKPKLAGAIYPDMHVLGFSTKSLNKLVNSIKFNTVSCFTVSMGDITYYPLFYDGLLSRTKITNIKFKTFLRYYLPMIVDNLGNPFSKGQWIVGYFAKNE
- a CDS encoding glycosyltransferase family 4 protein, which codes for MLAVIDTHPIQYRAPVYRTLSTEIGIPITVIYGSDFSVVGYKDKEFGAKFAWDTDLLSGYSSKFLSHVKTGGAQSFEEVSAQGLAATLREVQPKALLITGYSHRLYQAAFYQGWKLQIPILFRGETTDHAIKRNKIKSWIRDRTLSVVYQSCSKLLYIGQNSQRHFQRLGLSDTKLVFSPYCVNTQSFQLKAADRKLLRNTTREQLGITNTEKVLLFSGKLSYRKGVDLILPAIEKLPEEIKKQLVVLFLGNGELKAQLEKQAENLPNTKVHFLGFQNQTQLSHYYHAADILILPSRYSETWGLVVNEALHHGLPCIVSQAVGSGSDLVKPGVTGNIFETNSIDSLANNIKDSLYLCNNSEIQEQCQLQVSNYSVEKAAEGIATAYSSLC
- a CDS encoding glycosyltransferase, translated to MIKSKNRILYIQYTNPAIYPPLEHSSRILAQADWEVLFLGTGASGGDALRFPPHPHITVYQIPFCQPGWWQKLHYMRYCIWVLISVLRWQPQWVYASDFLVCPIALILTFLPGIKVIYHEHDSPSTKANSLFINWCLQAREKLARRAKFCILPNQQRADLFDKELNNNQHSLCVWNCPSKQAVFHPNILNDKDELWLWYHGSIVPTQLPSIIIKALAQLPENVKLRIAGYETIGHRGYVKELQTLANKIGIGDRIQYVGTLSKRSELLEWCSKCDIGLSLFIKPTREPMTGASNKPFDYLACGLPLVVSDLPDWKQMYVEPGYGLSCNPEDVNSIADVIRWYLEHPLEMKAMGEKGRQRILNEWNYETQFEVVKNQMN